The Ruania alba genome window below encodes:
- a CDS encoding YciI family protein yields the protein MTQYLLSVWHDYDQPTYPDDATMQKAFAQVDAFNTRITEAGQWVFGGGLEAPSSATTVDNSKGRGLVTDAPLAETREQIGGFWVIEVEDLDAALALAQDASAACMGPVEVRPFQSE from the coding sequence ATGACGCAGTACCTGCTCTCCGTGTGGCACGACTACGACCAGCCGACCTACCCCGACGACGCCACCATGCAGAAGGCGTTCGCCCAGGTGGACGCCTTCAACACGCGCATCACCGAGGCTGGGCAGTGGGTGTTCGGCGGTGGCCTCGAAGCCCCCAGCTCGGCCACCACGGTGGACAACAGCAAGGGACGGGGGCTCGTCACCGACGCCCCGCTCGCCGAGACGCGCGAGCAGATCGGCGGCTTCTGGGTGATCGAGGTCGAGGACCTGGACGCTGCTCTTGCGCTCGCGCAGGACGCCTCTGCCGCCTGCATGGGACCGGTCGAGGTGCGTCCCTTCCAGTCCGAGTGA
- a CDS encoding RNA polymerase sigma factor, which translates to MTRPEHEASVARIYREEYGRCVATLTRVLGDLSLAEDMVQEAFAAALTAWADRIPPNPGGWIVVTARRRAIDRLRREAKREQKHAEAVLVHPPPEHEEVGPVADDQLRLIFTCCHPALAPEAQVALTLRTLGGLTTPEVARAFLAPESTIAQRIVRAKKKIASARIPYRVPADHDLPDRLRSVLAVIYLIFTQGYAPSSGTELVRTDLCAEAIRLARLLAALMPDEEEAVGLLALLLLTESRRQARTDSDGALVPLAEQDRTRWDADLIAEGHALVRWCLRRNRPGSYQVQAAIAAVHGDAATAEATDWHQILALYDQLHTLAPSPVVALNRAVALAEVAGPAQALAAVGDLDLEGYYLLHATRADLLTRLGRSTEAAQAWRRAGELTENEVEQRFIAARLAALG; encoded by the coding sequence GTGACAAGACCCGAGCACGAGGCCAGTGTGGCCCGCATCTACCGCGAGGAGTACGGCAGGTGCGTGGCCACGCTGACCCGTGTGCTGGGCGACCTCTCGCTTGCTGAGGACATGGTGCAGGAAGCGTTTGCCGCGGCCCTGACCGCATGGGCGGATCGCATCCCGCCCAATCCTGGCGGCTGGATCGTGGTCACGGCCCGGCGTCGTGCGATCGACCGGCTGCGCCGCGAGGCGAAACGGGAGCAGAAGCACGCGGAGGCGGTGCTGGTACACCCTCCGCCGGAGCACGAGGAGGTGGGACCGGTGGCCGACGACCAACTGCGGCTCATCTTCACCTGCTGCCACCCCGCCCTCGCCCCCGAGGCGCAGGTGGCGCTCACCCTGCGCACGCTCGGCGGTCTGACCACACCCGAGGTGGCGCGGGCATTCCTGGCGCCGGAGTCCACGATCGCCCAGCGGATCGTGCGGGCGAAGAAGAAGATCGCCAGTGCGCGCATCCCCTACCGGGTGCCAGCCGACCACGACCTGCCGGACCGGCTCCGTTCCGTCCTCGCGGTGATCTACCTGATCTTCACCCAGGGGTACGCCCCGAGCAGTGGTACCGAGCTGGTGCGCACCGATCTGTGCGCCGAAGCGATCCGACTCGCCCGGCTGCTTGCCGCGCTGATGCCCGACGAGGAGGAGGCCGTCGGCCTCCTCGCGCTGCTGCTGCTCACCGAGTCTCGGCGGCAGGCGCGCACAGACTCCGATGGCGCCCTCGTGCCATTGGCCGAGCAGGATCGCACCCGCTGGGACGCCGACCTGATCGCGGAGGGTCACGCCCTGGTGCGCTGGTGCCTCCGTAGGAATCGTCCGGGTTCCTATCAGGTGCAGGCCGCGATCGCTGCGGTGCACGGCGACGCGGCCACCGCGGAGGCGACGGACTGGCACCAGATCCTCGCCCTGTACGACCAGTTGCACACCCTTGCCCCATCACCGGTGGTCGCGCTGAACCGCGCAGTAGCCCTGGCCGAGGTGGCCGGACCTGCCCAGGCGCTGGCCGCCGTCGGCGATCTCGACCTGGAGGGCTACTACCTGCTGCACGCCACCCGCGCCGACCTGCTCACCCGGCTCGGCCGCAGCACCGAGGCGGCGCAGGCGTGGCGGCGGGCAGGGGAGCTGACCGAGAACGAGGTGGAGCAACGATTCATCGCCGCGCGGCTCGCGGCGCTCGGCTGA
- a CDS encoding rRNA adenine N-6-methyltransferase family protein, which produces MSGNGQRRWGSHRLKGSWADRIVRSAGLRETDLVLDLGAGTGALTRPLARRARRVVAVELHPGRVKGLTAALSSAETVTVVHGDLLEVPLPGGAFRVVANPPYAIGAAVVRRITGPRSALVRADLVLPRWMVCRYASSPPRGFTAEVGTHVPATAFVPPPRSDSAVLVLRRRSAPRRARRRPVRRAGPTPGPR; this is translated from the coding sequence GTGTCCGGGAACGGGCAACGGCGCTGGGGTTCGCACCGGCTGAAGGGCTCCTGGGCTGACCGTATCGTCCGTAGTGCCGGTCTGCGGGAGACCGATCTGGTCCTCGACCTGGGCGCGGGAACGGGTGCGCTGACCCGACCACTGGCCCGGCGAGCACGGCGGGTGGTGGCCGTCGAGCTGCACCCCGGCCGGGTGAAGGGCCTGACGGCGGCCCTTTCGTCGGCCGAGACCGTCACCGTGGTGCATGGTGACCTGCTCGAGGTGCCACTTCCGGGCGGTGCGTTCCGGGTGGTGGCGAACCCGCCGTACGCGATCGGGGCTGCCGTGGTGCGCCGGATCACCGGGCCGCGCTCGGCCCTGGTCCGGGCCGATCTGGTGCTGCCGCGCTGGATGGTATGCCGGTACGCCTCCTCGCCGCCGCGTGGGTTCACCGCCGAGGTGGGCACGCACGTGCCGGCCACCGCGTTCGTGCCGCCCCCACGCAGCGACTCCGCGGTGCTGGTGCTCCGGCGCCGGTCCGCGCCGCGGCGGGCGCGTCGACGCCCGGTCAGGCGGGCCGGACCGACTCCGGGTCCACGGTGA
- a CDS encoding LmeA family phospholipid-binding protein: protein MSRSGKAAIGTVVLLILILGGGYALDRWAVTRAEERITTELTGSFPDAAGVQVQIPGLLFLPQLLSGSLNTVELTADGVRYDGLDVTDVQVLAHGVDVAEPRTVDEVTVIGTVPGATVRAAVAASGRLPEEVTVDVADGAVVATATVLGVPLEATLQPVVSDGELRLEPQTFTLGGLEVDATAVPDGLLGDLGTLEVPLDALPDSLTLTSAEVLGDGVRLEVTGTDIALSSLS from the coding sequence ATGTCACGTTCGGGGAAGGCCGCGATCGGGACCGTGGTACTGCTGATCCTGATCCTCGGCGGTGGCTACGCACTGGACCGGTGGGCGGTGACCCGCGCCGAGGAGCGGATCACCACCGAACTGACCGGATCCTTCCCCGACGCCGCTGGCGTACAGGTGCAGATCCCCGGTCTGCTGTTCCTGCCCCAGCTGCTCTCCGGGTCGCTGAACACGGTGGAGCTCACTGCCGACGGCGTCCGGTACGACGGTCTGGACGTCACCGACGTGCAGGTGCTGGCCCACGGGGTGGACGTGGCCGAGCCGCGGACCGTGGACGAGGTGACCGTGATCGGCACCGTGCCCGGAGCGACGGTGCGTGCCGCAGTGGCGGCCTCAGGGCGGCTGCCGGAGGAGGTCACGGTGGACGTGGCCGACGGTGCCGTGGTGGCAACCGCCACGGTGCTGGGCGTCCCCCTCGAGGCGACCCTGCAGCCGGTGGTCTCCGACGGCGAGCTCCGGCTGGAGCCGCAGACCTTCACCCTGGGCGGCCTCGAGGTGGACGCGACCGCCGTGCCGGACGGGCTGCTCGGCGACCTCGGCACGCTGGAGGTGCCGTTGGACGCCCTCCCGGACTCGCTCACCCTCACCTCCGCCGAGGTGCTCGGCGACGGTGTCCGGCTCGAAGTGACCGGGACGGATATCGCGTTGTCCAGCCTCTCCTAG
- a CDS encoding spermidine synthase: MAARFEELDFQQTPVGEISLRRRYDLTAQTDLYEVRLGEEYLMSSLFTAAEKALATLGLDALDRDGARVLVGGLGLGYTAHTALNDPRVAELTVMDVAEPVLDWHRRGLLPETAGLATDPRCHLVLRDFFQLVTTEPETTYDAILLDVDHTPRHVLHPSHADFYTPAGLRAMRRHLSPGGQFALWSDDPPDPAFEAVLAQVFDSTEAEVVAFANPLTGGESSNTIYLAAG; the protein is encoded by the coding sequence ATGGCCGCCCGCTTCGAAGAGCTCGACTTTCAGCAGACCCCCGTCGGTGAGATCAGCCTGCGGCGGCGCTACGACCTCACCGCGCAGACCGACCTCTACGAGGTTCGCCTGGGCGAGGAGTACCTGATGTCGAGCCTGTTCACCGCCGCTGAGAAGGCGCTCGCCACCCTCGGCCTCGATGCGCTCGACCGGGACGGCGCCCGTGTGCTGGTGGGTGGTCTGGGCCTCGGCTACACCGCACACACTGCGCTGAACGATCCGCGGGTGGCCGAGCTGACCGTGATGGATGTGGCCGAACCCGTGCTCGACTGGCACCGTCGCGGCCTGCTGCCCGAGACCGCCGGCCTGGCCACCGACCCGCGCTGCCACCTGGTGCTGCGCGACTTCTTCCAGCTCGTCACCACTGAGCCGGAGACCACCTACGACGCGATCCTGCTCGACGTGGACCACACCCCGCGGCACGTGCTGCACCCGAGCCACGCCGACTTCTACACCCCAGCCGGGCTGCGGGCGATGCGCCGCCACCTCAGCCCCGGTGGCCAGTTCGCGCTCTGGTCCGACGACCCACCCGATCCCGCGTTCGAAGCCGTGCTCGCGCAGGTGTTCGACTCCACCGAGGCTGAGGTGGTCGCGTTCGCCAACCCGCTCACGGGCGGCGAGTCGAGCAACACGATCTACCTCGCCGCCGGCTGA
- a CDS encoding S9 family peptidase, whose translation MTDVSQTTEATPPATPFHDLDSYVALPRLSGLTLAGDGQSIVVGVSSLNEDNTRYLTGLWEVDPAGVRPARRLTRGLSGESGAAFTADGDLLFVAKRATEGTGEDKAKPALWLLPAEGGEARVVASRPGGIDGVLAARAAETVVVTAETMPSATDAESEQAILDARSEQKVAAILHSDYPIRFWDHDLGPAAPRFFAADLSAEDELELRDLTPDAGKHLIEADADLASDGSAVVTTWRVPMGKGAVRTQLVRIDVATGERTVLVDDPDAEFGPARISPGGRLVAYVRESITTPERAPEVSLWVCGIDGSNPRRLAAEWDRWPGEPVWLPDASGLLMATDDDGRSPVFQVTLDGVVTRLTDDAAAYTNVAVAPDGTTAFALRSSYEFPAEVVRIDLESGDVAPLRGPVPRPVLPGELREVETEADDGTRVRSWLALPEGASAENPAPMLLWIHGGPLGSWNAWSWRWCPWLLVAQGYAVLLPDPALSTGYGQSFIQRGWGEWGQAPFTDLMAATDAAEALPEIDQTRTAAMGGSFGGYMANWVAGHTDRFDAIVTHASLWGLDTFGGTTDAGYYWNREMTPEMAAANSPHLSVEQITTPMLVIHGDKDYRVPIGEGLRLWHDLLSASGLPAAEDGSTVHRFLYFPDENHWILTPQHAKVWYQVVSAFLAEHVLGQEAPELPEVLG comes from the coding sequence GTGACCGATGTGAGTCAGACCACCGAGGCAACCCCTCCCGCCACCCCCTTCCACGACCTCGACTCCTACGTGGCCCTGCCGCGCCTGTCGGGCCTGACCCTGGCCGGCGACGGGCAGAGCATCGTCGTCGGCGTCTCCTCGCTCAATGAGGACAACACCCGTTATCTCACGGGACTGTGGGAGGTGGACCCGGCCGGGGTGCGGCCCGCGCGCCGCCTCACCCGCGGCCTGTCCGGCGAGTCCGGTGCCGCGTTCACGGCCGACGGGGACCTGTTGTTCGTGGCCAAGCGGGCCACCGAGGGCACCGGTGAGGACAAGGCGAAGCCGGCCCTGTGGCTGCTCCCGGCCGAAGGTGGGGAGGCGCGCGTGGTGGCCTCGCGGCCCGGGGGTATCGACGGGGTGCTCGCGGCCCGCGCGGCCGAGACCGTGGTGGTCACCGCCGAGACGATGCCCTCGGCCACCGACGCCGAGTCCGAGCAGGCCATCCTGGATGCCCGCTCGGAGCAGAAGGTGGCCGCGATCCTGCACAGTGACTACCCGATCCGGTTCTGGGACCACGACCTTGGTCCTGCCGCCCCGCGCTTCTTCGCGGCCGACCTGAGTGCTGAGGACGAGCTCGAGCTGCGCGACCTCACCCCCGATGCCGGTAAGCACCTCATCGAAGCGGATGCGGACCTCGCCTCGGACGGCTCCGCCGTCGTGACCACTTGGCGGGTACCGATGGGCAAGGGCGCCGTGCGCACCCAGCTGGTGCGCATCGACGTGGCCACGGGTGAGCGAACCGTTCTCGTCGACGACCCCGACGCCGAGTTCGGGCCGGCCCGGATCAGTCCCGGCGGCCGGTTGGTGGCCTACGTGCGTGAGTCGATCACCACGCCGGAGCGGGCCCCTGAGGTGAGCTTGTGGGTGTGCGGGATCGACGGGTCCAACCCTCGCCGTCTCGCCGCCGAGTGGGACCGGTGGCCCGGGGAGCCGGTGTGGTTGCCGGACGCCTCCGGGCTGCTGATGGCCACCGACGACGACGGCCGCTCGCCGGTCTTCCAGGTGACCCTGGACGGGGTGGTCACCCGCCTCACCGACGACGCCGCCGCGTACACGAACGTGGCGGTGGCGCCGGACGGGACCACCGCCTTCGCGCTGCGCTCCTCCTACGAGTTCCCGGCCGAAGTGGTCCGGATCGATTTGGAGTCCGGCGACGTCGCCCCGCTGCGCGGCCCCGTGCCGCGCCCGGTGCTGCCCGGTGAGCTGCGTGAGGTGGAGACCGAAGCCGACGACGGAACCCGCGTGCGGTCCTGGCTGGCACTCCCGGAGGGGGCCAGTGCCGAGAATCCGGCGCCGATGCTGCTGTGGATCCACGGGGGTCCGCTCGGGTCCTGGAATGCGTGGAGCTGGCGGTGGTGCCCGTGGCTGCTGGTCGCGCAGGGGTACGCCGTGCTTTTGCCCGATCCGGCACTGAGCACTGGCTACGGGCAGTCGTTCATCCAGCGCGGCTGGGGCGAGTGGGGGCAGGCGCCGTTCACCGACCTGATGGCAGCCACCGACGCCGCCGAGGCGCTGCCCGAGATCGACCAGACCCGGACGGCCGCGATGGGCGGTTCCTTCGGCGGATACATGGCGAACTGGGTGGCTGGGCACACCGACCGGTTCGATGCGATCGTCACGCACGCGAGCTTGTGGGGGCTGGACACCTTCGGCGGCACCACGGACGCCGGGTACTACTGGAACCGGGAGATGACGCCGGAGATGGCGGCAGCCAACTCACCGCACCTGTCCGTGGAGCAGATCACCACCCCGATGCTGGTGATCCACGGGGACAAGGACTACCGGGTGCCGATCGGTGAGGGTTTGCGGCTGTGGCATGACCTCCTCAGCGCCTCCGGACTGCCGGCCGCCGAGGACGGGTCCACCGTGCACCGCTTCCTGTACTTCCCGGACGAGAACCACTGGATCCTCACTCCGCAGCACGCGAAGGTCTGGTACCAGGTGGTCTCGGCGTTCCTGGCCGAGCACGTGCTTGGTCAGGAGGCACCGGAGCTGCCGGAGGTGCTGGGCTAG
- the msrB gene encoding peptide-methionine (R)-S-oxide reductase MsrB yields MSQQYRKTPEALEGLTPTQYRVTQADGTEPAFRNEYWNHHEAGLYVDVVSGEPLFSSLDKFDSGTGWPSFTRPLAREAVTETTDRLLWMRRTEVRSAAADSHLGHVFDDGPREAGGRRYCMNSAALRFVPVAELEAHGYGEYRTMFDSPSHQQEAS; encoded by the coding sequence TTGTCACAGCAGTACCGCAAGACCCCAGAGGCTCTCGAGGGCCTCACCCCCACGCAGTACCGTGTCACTCAGGCCGACGGCACCGAGCCCGCGTTCCGGAACGAGTACTGGAATCATCACGAGGCCGGTCTGTACGTCGACGTCGTCTCGGGAGAGCCGTTGTTCTCCTCGCTCGACAAGTTCGACAGCGGCACCGGCTGGCCCAGCTTCACTCGGCCGTTGGCTCGCGAGGCCGTCACCGAGACGACCGATCGGCTGCTCTGGATGCGCCGCACCGAGGTGCGGTCTGCCGCCGCTGACTCCCACCTCGGGCACGTCTTCGACGACGGCCCACGCGAAGCAGGCGGGCGCCGTTACTGCATGAACTCGGCGGCGCTGCGCTTCGTGCCCGTGGCCGAGCTCGAGGCGCACGGTTACGGCGAGTACCGCACCATGTTCGACAGCCCGTCCCACCAGCAGGAGGCCTCATGA
- the msrA gene encoding peptide-methionine (S)-S-oxide reductase MsrA → MTDTGAITQTPGTETAVLAGGCFWGMQDLIRRQPGVVGTRVGYTGGSNSQATYGNHPGHAEAVEIVFDPEQTTFRDVLAFFFQIHDPSTLNRQGNDVGSSYRSAIFPQSPEQERLARDTIADVDASGLWPGKAVTTIEPAAPFWEAEPEHQDYLLHRPNGYTCHFPRPGWVLPRRNAPTA, encoded by the coding sequence ATGACCGACACCGGCGCCATCACACAGACCCCCGGCACCGAGACCGCCGTCCTCGCCGGCGGCTGCTTCTGGGGAATGCAGGACCTGATCCGCCGCCAGCCCGGAGTAGTGGGCACCCGCGTCGGGTACACCGGCGGGTCGAACTCCCAGGCCACGTACGGCAACCATCCCGGACACGCCGAGGCGGTGGAGATCGTCTTCGACCCGGAGCAGACCACGTTCCGCGACGTGCTCGCGTTCTTCTTCCAGATCCACGACCCGAGCACCCTGAACCGGCAGGGCAACGACGTCGGTAGCAGCTACCGGTCGGCGATCTTCCCGCAGTCCCCGGAGCAGGAGCGCCTCGCCCGGGACACGATCGCGGACGTGGACGCCTCCGGGCTGTGGCCGGGCAAGGCGGTCACCACGATCGAGCCGGCCGCCCCGTTCTGGGAGGCCGAGCCGGAGCACCAGGACTACCTGCTGCACCGCCCGAACGGGTACACCTGTCACTTCCCGCGCCCGGGGTGGGTGCTCCCCCGCCGCAACGCCCCGACGGCGTAA
- a CDS encoding long-chain-fatty-acid--CoA ligase, with protein MPSNATVSVAAILAESATRHPDRTALVMGEQRLTYAELWEQTRAYAGALRARGIGPGDTVAVLLPNVPDFARTYYGILALGATVVPVHALLKAGEIQYVLRDSGAKLLIAGAPLLGEAVPAAQAAGVELLSLLVPDEKTAEIPVPRLEDDAAQADPVASYIPQAPDAIATILYTSGTTGEPKGAMGCHFALLEQVNTLLTDTLPMSTEDVILGCLPFFHTFGQTVTLNAGFRAGATIVLLPRFDPDQGAALMNAHGVTVLMGVPTMHIALTAAAAKVSERPPLRFGVSGGAALPLAALEKFEAVFGAKIHEGYGLTETSPVASFNHVGVEPRPGTVGVPIWGVDVEVADPLVPDRIELLPRGELGELVIRGHNLFSGYLNRPDATAAAVVDGWFRSGDLGTKDEDGYLTITDRTKDMIIRGGYNVYPREVEEVLLRHPSVQMAAVFGIPHETHGQEVHAAVMLADDAEPVTGEEISAWAKEQIAAYKYPRVVEVLDELPLGPSGKILKRELVRRRTE; from the coding sequence ATGCCCAGCAATGCCACCGTCTCCGTGGCCGCGATCCTCGCCGAGTCTGCAACACGGCACCCGGACCGCACCGCCCTCGTGATGGGCGAGCAGCGCCTGACCTATGCCGAGCTGTGGGAGCAGACTCGTGCCTATGCCGGAGCGCTGCGCGCCCGAGGGATCGGACCGGGTGACACTGTCGCCGTGCTGCTGCCGAACGTGCCCGACTTCGCCCGCACCTACTACGGGATCCTGGCTCTCGGCGCGACTGTGGTTCCGGTGCACGCTCTACTCAAGGCCGGGGAGATCCAGTACGTGCTGCGCGATTCCGGCGCCAAGCTCCTGATCGCCGGTGCACCGCTGCTCGGGGAGGCGGTACCCGCGGCCCAGGCCGCCGGGGTGGAATTGCTCAGTCTGCTCGTCCCGGACGAGAAGACAGCGGAGATCCCGGTGCCGCGGCTCGAGGACGACGCGGCCCAGGCCGACCCCGTGGCCTCCTACATCCCGCAGGCCCCGGATGCCATCGCCACCATCCTCTACACCTCCGGCACCACCGGTGAACCGAAGGGGGCGATGGGCTGCCACTTCGCCCTCCTGGAGCAGGTGAACACCCTGCTCACCGACACTCTCCCGATGAGCACCGAGGACGTGATCCTGGGCTGCCTGCCGTTCTTCCACACGTTCGGCCAGACCGTCACCCTGAACGCCGGATTCCGCGCAGGAGCAACGATCGTGCTGCTGCCCCGATTCGACCCCGACCAGGGCGCAGCACTGATGAACGCGCACGGTGTCACCGTGCTGATGGGCGTGCCCACCATGCACATCGCCCTGACGGCGGCCGCCGCCAAGGTCTCCGAACGTCCCCCGCTCCGGTTCGGGGTCTCCGGGGGAGCGGCGCTCCCGTTGGCGGCGCTGGAGAAGTTCGAGGCTGTCTTCGGGGCGAAGATCCACGAGGGTTACGGGCTCACCGAGACCTCGCCCGTGGCCTCCTTCAACCATGTGGGGGTCGAGCCGCGGCCGGGGACCGTGGGTGTACCGATCTGGGGCGTGGACGTGGAGGTGGCCGACCCGCTGGTGCCGGACCGGATCGAGCTGCTGCCCCGCGGGGAGCTGGGAGAGCTGGTGATCCGCGGGCACAACCTGTTCTCCGGCTACCTGAACCGCCCGGACGCCACCGCGGCAGCCGTGGTGGACGGCTGGTTCCGCAGCGGCGACCTGGGCACCAAGGACGAGGACGGGTACCTCACCATCACCGACCGCACCAAGGACATGATCATCCGCGGCGGGTACAACGTGTACCCGCGGGAGGTGGAGGAAGTCCTGCTGCGGCACCCGAGCGTGCAGATGGCGGCGGTGTTCGGGATCCCGCACGAGACGCACGGTCAGGAGGTGCACGCCGCCGTGATGCTCGCAGACGACGCCGAGCCGGTGACCGGAGAGGAGATCTCCGCCTGGGCCAAGGAACAGATCGCCGCCTACAAGTACCCCCGAGTGGTGGAGGTGCTGGACGAGCTCCCGCTGGGCCCGAGCGGGAAGATCCTCAAGCGCGAGCTGGTGCGGCGCCGGACCGAATAA
- a CDS encoding acetylxylan esterase: protein MVAHRRHSGDPEDFDAFWRRLAVEASQVAPEPELAPYPMEASHEIHRVDLTSLGGMRIGGWVALPKEGTPRVGVVCSHGYGGREEPDLAGMPDDAAVIFPVARGLPTVSLMPQYGRTAQAHVLEGIGSIHTYVLGGCAADIWASATALREIIGAEVPLVFVGGSFGGGQGALALPWDDRFVAAALRVPSFGQYDLRLKLECTGSGAAVREHVDAHPRAREVLRYFDAATAASRLQIPTLIACALWDPSVPPAGQFAVHNAARSATGEAAQLQVLSAGHAEYPGDAQEHVVWLRGVRDVVTSVTG, encoded by the coding sequence ATCGTTGCTCACCGTCGACACTCCGGGGACCCGGAGGACTTCGATGCCTTCTGGCGTCGGCTCGCCGTCGAGGCGTCCCAGGTGGCGCCGGAGCCGGAGTTGGCGCCATACCCGATGGAGGCGAGTCACGAGATCCACCGGGTGGACCTGACCTCCCTCGGTGGGATGCGGATCGGGGGGTGGGTGGCCCTGCCGAAGGAGGGCACTCCCCGTGTGGGCGTGGTGTGCAGCCATGGGTACGGCGGGCGGGAGGAACCTGACCTGGCCGGCATGCCCGACGACGCGGCCGTGATCTTCCCGGTGGCGCGCGGGCTGCCGACGGTCAGCCTGATGCCCCAGTACGGCCGCACCGCGCAGGCGCATGTGCTCGAGGGCATCGGTTCGATCCACACCTACGTGCTCGGTGGTTGTGCGGCCGACATCTGGGCGAGCGCCACGGCACTGCGGGAGATCATCGGGGCTGAGGTGCCGCTGGTGTTCGTCGGCGGCAGCTTCGGGGGCGGTCAGGGCGCACTCGCGCTTCCCTGGGACGACCGGTTCGTCGCTGCCGCGCTGCGAGTGCCCAGTTTCGGCCAGTACGACCTGCGCCTGAAGCTGGAGTGCACTGGCAGCGGGGCTGCCGTGCGCGAACATGTGGACGCTCACCCGCGAGCGCGGGAGGTACTGCGCTACTTCGACGCCGCCACCGCCGCCTCCCGGCTACAGATCCCCACCCTGATCGCCTGCGCCCTCTGGGACCCCTCCGTGCCGCCGGCGGGCCAGTTCGCCGTGCACAACGCCGCCCGGTCCGCCACCGGAGAGGCCGCCCAGTTGCAGGTACTCAGTGCCGGCCATGCCGAGTACCCCGGGGATGCTCAGGAGCACGTCGTCTGGCTGCGCGGCGTTCGGGATGTGGTCACCTCGGTGACCGGCTAG
- a CDS encoding sodium:solute symporter family protein produces MSATTMWIALAVFAGLLVFLGYLGHRGSTNTLEDFVLGSRKLNKLPAFFTVTATLFSAFSYFGITGQFYTNGIGAWIQVATTAAVGPILYFAGTRIWIVARKYGIVNVTEYLTDRYRSRSVGLVAGIIMIAALVPYMGAQFRGSGLTLEAVTSGGIPYWAGAVFLAVVVTLYVMSGGFRSVVWTDVIQGGLMYVLLAVAALILVFTHTDGFGNLLDMVEDQGQSALLSNPGGGELFGLPYLISVLVIFAAAHFTMPQLQQRWMAARSHSTLKFMAISLPVGTALIYFCLFYIAMVGVVTRPGDPAPEAIYPAMIMEVLPQWLLLVAILAIIAATGSTANSIVLTLSSIVAKEYVNPIARKRRGSALSPDRENKALTTTARIMLPILVAGGLLVAFFGPSSIIGIIVSITWPAVFLIFPTLLAGLYWRRATAPAAVTSMIVSELIFLSLNQGWLPIPLGGWHPAIPAAIVGVIVLVVGSLLTRPPAKEHVERHFKLFEPEPTPTPTP; encoded by the coding sequence ATGTCCGCCACCACGATGTGGATCGCGCTGGCGGTCTTCGCCGGGCTGCTCGTCTTCCTCGGCTACCTCGGCCACCGCGGCTCGACGAACACCTTGGAGGACTTCGTCCTCGGCAGCCGGAAGCTGAACAAGCTCCCGGCGTTCTTCACCGTGACCGCCACGCTGTTCAGCGCGTTCAGCTACTTCGGGATCACCGGCCAGTTTTACACCAACGGGATCGGCGCGTGGATCCAGGTGGCCACCACAGCCGCCGTCGGGCCGATCCTGTACTTCGCCGGCACCCGGATCTGGATCGTCGCCCGCAAGTACGGGATCGTGAACGTCACCGAGTACCTCACCGACCGGTACCGGTCTCGTTCGGTCGGGCTGGTGGCCGGGATCATCATGATCGCAGCGCTGGTGCCGTACATGGGTGCCCAGTTCCGCGGCAGCGGTCTGACCCTGGAGGCTGTGACGAGCGGCGGGATCCCGTACTGGGCGGGCGCGGTGTTCCTGGCCGTGGTGGTGACCCTCTACGTGATGAGCGGCGGTTTCCGCTCCGTGGTGTGGACCGATGTGATCCAGGGCGGCCTGATGTATGTGCTGCTCGCGGTGGCGGCACTGATCCTCGTGTTCACCCACACCGACGGCTTCGGCAACCTGCTCGACATGGTGGAGGACCAGGGCCAGTCCGCACTGCTCTCCAACCCGGGCGGCGGCGAGCTGTTCGGTCTGCCGTACCTGATCTCGGTGCTGGTGATCTTCGCCGCGGCACACTTCACCATGCCGCAGCTGCAGCAGCGGTGGATGGCCGCACGCAGTCACTCCACGCTGAAGTTCATGGCCATCTCGCTGCCGGTCGGGACGGCGCTGATCTACTTCTGCCTGTTCTACATCGCCATGGTGGGTGTGGTGACCCGGCCGGGCGACCCGGCGCCGGAGGCGATCTACCCGGCCATGATCATGGAGGTCCTGCCGCAGTGGTTGCTGCTGGTGGCGATCCTCGCCATCATCGCGGCCACCGGTTCCACCGCGAACTCGATCGTGCTCACGCTGAGCTCGATCGTGGCCAAGGAGTACGTGAACCCGATCGCCAGGAAGCGCCGGGGCTCGGCGCTCAGCCCGGACCGGGAGAACAAGGCGCTGACCACCACGGCACGGATCATGCTGCCGATCCTCGTGGCCGGCGGACTGCTGGTGGCATTCTTCGGGCCGAGCAGCATCATCGGGATCATCGTCTCGATCACCTGGCCGGCGGTCTTCCTCATCTTCCCGACGCTGCTGGCAGGCTTGTACTGGCGGCGGGCCACAGCCCCGGCGGCGGTCACCTCGATGATCGTCTCCGAGCTGATCTTCCTCAGCCTGAACCAGGGCTGGCTGCCGATCCCGCTCGGCGGCTGGCACCCGGCCATCCCGGCTGCGATCGTCGGTGTGATCGTGCTCGTCGTCGGCAGCCTGCTCACCCGGCCACCGGCGAAGGAGCACGTCGAGCGGCACTTCAAGTTGTTCGAGCCCGAGCCCACGCCCACCCCCACCCCGTAA